A window of Sutcliffiella cohnii contains these coding sequences:
- the ilvA gene encoding threonine ammonia-lyase yields the protein MENLHPYIHRTPIKQSATLNKLTGADVYLKLENLQKTGSFKLRGALNKIMKLSDFEGAKGIVAASAGNHAQGVAFAASKRGIRSKIYMPAQTPTAKAIATQSYGAEIVLGGETYQEAFEAAMNERQQKGATFVHAFDDHDVIAGQGTIGLELMQQYNDLQALLVPVGGGGLIAGVALAVKGFNPNIKVIGVQASGAPATYNRFTGTSNYKLQHVQSIADGILVKEPGQVTYPIIHQLVDEMVTVTDEEIAYAIMFMLEREKMLVEGAGAAALAALLCRKVNLVNKRVGTIISGGNMDLSNLPLYKKLSKNIEDVRKIS from the coding sequence ATGGAAAATCTCCATCCATATATCCATCGAACACCTATTAAACAGTCCGCAACATTAAATAAACTAACAGGGGCTGACGTTTATTTAAAATTGGAAAACCTACAAAAAACAGGCTCCTTTAAATTAAGAGGTGCGTTAAATAAAATTATGAAACTGTCTGATTTTGAAGGCGCAAAAGGAATTGTTGCAGCATCAGCAGGAAATCATGCGCAAGGAGTTGCATTTGCAGCCTCCAAAAGAGGAATCCGTTCAAAAATTTATATGCCAGCCCAAACGCCAACCGCAAAGGCTATTGCAACACAATCTTACGGGGCGGAAATCGTACTAGGAGGCGAAACGTATCAAGAGGCTTTTGAAGCAGCGATGAACGAACGCCAGCAGAAAGGTGCAACGTTCGTTCACGCATTTGATGATCATGATGTAATAGCTGGGCAAGGAACAATCGGGTTAGAATTAATGCAACAGTATAATGATTTACAAGCACTTTTAGTTCCTGTAGGCGGAGGCGGCTTGATTGCTGGTGTTGCATTAGCAGTAAAAGGCTTTAATCCAAACATTAAAGTAATTGGTGTGCAAGCTTCTGGTGCGCCAGCTACATATAACCGTTTTACTGGAACAAGTAATTACAAGCTACAACATGTCCAGTCGATAGCCGACGGAATATTAGTAAAAGAGCCAGGTCAAGTAACCTATCCAATTATTCATCAACTAGTAGATGAAATGGTTACTGTTACAGATGAAGAAATTGCCTATGCTATTATGTTCATGCTAGAGCGCGAGAAGATGTTAGTAGAAGGAGCTGGGGCCGCTGCCCTCGCAGCACTCCTATGTAGAAAAGTTAACCTAGTAAATAAACGAGTAGGTACAATTATTAGCGGTGGAAATATGGACCTTTCCAACTTACCACTCTATAAAAAACTATCTAAAAACATAGAAGATGTTAGGAAAATTAGTTAA
- the leuD gene encoding 3-isopropylmalate dehydratase small subunit — MEPFQKYDGIVCPLDRANVDTDQIIPKQFLKRIERQGFGQFLFYNWRFQDDGTTNEQFILNQPQYKDSSILVAGENFGCGSSREHAPWSLLDYGFKVVIATSFADIFYNNCLKVGLLPVKLQQSEVDTLLENAKQPNYRLFVHLEEQTVTDEQGFKASFSIDPYRKEMLLNGWDEISLTLQYDDQIKRYETREEELRWELSPRT; from the coding sequence TTGGAACCTTTTCAAAAATATGACGGTATTGTTTGCCCTTTAGATCGGGCAAATGTTGATACAGACCAAATTATTCCGAAACAGTTTTTAAAGCGAATAGAACGACAAGGGTTTGGTCAGTTTTTATTTTACAACTGGCGCTTTCAGGACGACGGGACAACGAATGAACAATTCATTTTAAATCAACCACAATATAAAGACTCCTCTATATTAGTTGCTGGTGAAAACTTTGGCTGTGGATCGTCCCGTGAGCATGCACCGTGGTCATTATTAGACTACGGATTTAAAGTAGTAATTGCCACAAGCTTTGCAGATATTTTTTATAATAACTGTCTGAAGGTAGGTTTACTGCCGGTAAAACTTCAGCAGTCAGAAGTAGACACATTATTAGAAAATGCAAAACAACCAAACTACCGTCTTTTCGTTCATTTAGAAGAGCAGACGGTAACAGACGAGCAAGGTTTTAAAGCTAGCTTTTCTATTGATCCTTATCGAAAAGAAATGCTATTAAATGGTTGGGATGAAATTTCTTTAACATTACAATACGATGATCAAATTAAACGGTACGAAACAAGGGAGGAAGAACTGCGTTGGGAATTATCTCCAAGAACATGA